In Chanodichthys erythropterus isolate Z2021 chromosome 18, ASM2448905v1, whole genome shotgun sequence, the following are encoded in one genomic region:
- the LOC137006837 gene encoding filamin-A-interacting protein 1 isoform X3 has translation MRSKDKTVDSTVNEVVVTQTSHDVQEEEEGKILETEETIKVKHVDDEEKTEPDNDDKSAQNDDQTFGLRDLSKDNLLKLLGIMEGEIQAREDVIHLLRSTVLSRPEALESRYGSSGPARPLQALQRDRTLSNNHTQHENVYDKPMAELDRLREKHKDSYRRMLEQLLLAEKSHRRTVYELDTEKRKHVDYMNKSDDFTNLLEQERERLKRLLKQEKAYQIRKEKEFSKRMQKTSGELVKLKSFALMMVDERELHLEKIDKQSHKIQDLLQKLQEKEKKLNETERKAKEDNQKIMDLEVELELRTSKFAKEQEEMSAKLSNQESQHQQLSQKQMELLHKLKELEEMNEALEKSAEELQALRDKIRKGECGNSNLIAELESLRKRILEMEGKDEEITKTENKCNELKKMLLAEETHNKDLRLEVEKLQLRMTQLEKLEMTFNVGRMECAQLQAALEKEKSLTKDLTDELVSVKIRMKELESSELKLEKDELDLKEDLLKLKSVTVIMVNEHKNMADRIRSEERLKDELNQLYKAEQEKVMEVTERLIEESKKRLKLKSEMELKIAALVKERDDIKGKLTKAEEKFKDMSSKHGMMKHGTMNEEERVSAQKVKELQSVSNAHGKDENKVKELTLEIERLKNRLQQLEVIEGDLIKPEYDLLATEKERAQFLPQQVHDIRSQTALSKANGRGEVCCPEAELRHRFMMEEAKTRDLQADVQALKEKIHELMNKEDELSQLQVDYSVLQQRFLEEEDKKKSISTEVLNLTKELEVTKRYSRTLRPSTKGSRMMDVPMTSTGIQTENRTADTDTPAAFIKKSVQEENRIMSSLQQRSLKKPAQRLTVRELYPPTVSDVTVKKSWIPWMRKKDSSTSEISLDTSGEVAPSEVNMLQNHDHPLHAQVIPGIQNNEAALQTCIAPSEDLTKQASAKPSQEIQNHQTTIIPTNERTKEPKNAERVRSPMSFANMSRVKSAEIMRSPSTDKSPVSTASNSCSQEHVDMITGRAVFKETPEKRMVPTPIKKSNANVITTEDSKIHIHLGSQFKKTNDHGSAVMVKSISVSSESKEVSTGTVLRSPHNVTASKSTSNKAISSITITQVTKAPARPTLSVQPVMDVPSARSGFSRIPMSRGMKTGKAVLGALGITTGVNAESQAMNTDLKKSTVSNGALQGGGKG, from the exons ATGAGGTCCAAAGACAAAACAGTGGACAGCACAGTTAATGAAGTGGTTGTCACGCAGACTTCACATGATGTCCAAGAAGAAGAGGAGGGAAAAATATTGGAGACAGAAGAGACTATCAAGGTTAAACATGTGGATGATGAAGAGAAAACTGAGCCTGATAATGATGATAAATCAGCTCAGAATGACGACCAAACATTTGGGCTGCGAGATCTGTCCAAAGACAACCTACTGAAACTGCTTGGGATCATGGAAGGAGAGATTCAg GCACGAGAAGATGTGATCCATCTACTGAGGTCTACGGTATTGAGTCGACCAGAGGCACTGGAGTCTCGTTATGGCTCTTCAGGGCCGGCCAGACCCCTGCAAGCCCTGCAGAGAGACCGGACACTCAGCAACAACCACACACAACACGAGAATGTGTATGATAAGCCAATGGCAGAG CTGGACAGATTGCGGGAAAAGCACAAGGACTCATACCGTCGTATGCTGGAACAGCTCCTGCTGGCAGAGAAAAGCCACCGGCGCACTGTCTATGAGCTGGATACTGAGAAACGCAAACATGTGGACTATATGAACAAGAGCGATGACTTCACCAACCTCCTGGAGCAGGAACGAGAGAG GTTAAAGCGGTTGCTGAAACAAGAAAAAGCATACCAAATACGGAAGGAAAAAGAATTTTCTAAACGTATGCAAAAAACATCAGGAGAGCTGGTTAAGCTGAAGTCCTTTGCACTGATGATGGTTGATGAGCGAGAACTTCACTTggagaaaattgacaaacagaGCCACAAAATACAAGATCTTCTTCAAAAACTCCaggaaaaggaaaagaaacTAAATGAAACAGAGAGAAAAGCAAAGGAAGACAACCAAAAGATCATGGATCTTGAGGTTGAGCTGGAGCTGAGAACTTCTAAGTTTGCAAAAGAGCAAGAGGAAATGTCTGCGAAACTGTCCAACCAAGAATCTCAACATCAGCAGCTGTCCCAGAAACAAATGGAATTGTTGCACAAACTCAAGGAGCTGGAAGAGATGAATGAAGCTCTTGAGAAATCAGCAGAGGAGCTCCAGGCATTGAGGGACAAGATCAGAAAGGGTGAGTGTGGCAACTCAAATTTGATCGCAGAACTTGAGAGTTTGCGCAAAAGAATTCTGGAAATGGAGGGTAAAGATGAAGAGATCACCAAAACTGAGAACAAGTGCAATGAGTTGAAGAAGATGCTTCTGGCTGAGGAGACTCACAATAAAGACCTGAGGCTAGAGGTGGAAAAACTGCAACTGAGAATGACACAGTTAGAAAAACTAGAGATGACCTTCAATGTGGGCAGGATGGAATGTGCCCAGTTGCAGGCAGCTTTGGAAAAAGAGAAAAGCCTGACAAAAGACCTAACAGATGAACTGGTGAGCGTTAAAATCCGTATGAAGGAGCTTGAGTCGTCTGAGCTGAAATTGGAAAAGGATGAATTGGATTTAAAAGAGGATCTTTTGAAACTCAAATCCGTTACTGTAATAATGGTTAATGAGCACAAGAACATGGCAGACAGAATTAGGTCCGAGGAAAGGCTGAAAGATGAACTGAACCAACTCTATAAGGCAGAGCAGGAGAAAGTCATGGAGGTTACGGAGAGGTTAATAGAGGAGAGCAAGAAGCGTCTGAAACTAAAATCAGAGATGGAGTTGAAGATAGCTGCTCTTGTAAAGGAGAGAGATGACATAAAGGGAAAGCTTACCAAAGCAGAAGAAAAGTTTAAAGATATGAGCTCCAAACATGGAATGATGAAGCATGGTACCATGAACGAAGAAGAAAGGGTATCTGCTCAAAAGGTGAAAGAACTGCAGAGTGTCTCAAACGCACATGGAAAAGATGAGAATAAAGTTAAGGAGTTGACTTTGGAGATTGAACGGTTGAAAAACCGTCTTCAGCAGCTTGAAGTTATTGAGGGAGACCTGATCAAACCAGAGTACGATCTGTTAGCAACTGAGAAAGAAAGGGCTCAATTTCTCCCACAGCAGGTACATGACATAAGAAGTCAAACTGCTTTGAGTAAGGCAAACGGGCGAGGAGAGGTATGCTGTCCGGAGGCTGAACTGAGACATCGGTTCATGATGGAGGAGGCCAAAACCAGAGACCTTCAAGCAGACGTGCAAGCCCTAAAGGAGAAAATTCATGAGCTCATGAACAAAGAAGATGAGCTTTCCCAGCTACAGGTGGATTACTCTGTTCTGCAACAGAGGTTTCTGGAAGAGGAGGACAAGAAAAAGAGCATAAGCACTGAAGTTTTAAACCTCACCAAAGAACTTGAGGTCACCAAGCGCTACAGCCGCACTCTGCGGCCCAGCACCAAAGGCAGCCGAATGATGGATGTTCCAATGACATCGACTGGAATACAAACCGAAAATAGGACAGCTGACACTGACACTCCTGCTGCATTCATCAAGAAGTCTGTCCAAGAAGAGAACCGGATCATGAGTAGTCTTCAACAGAGGAGCTTAAAGAAGCCGGCGCAGAGACTGACAGTGCGTGAACTCTACCCTCCAACAGTAAGTGATGTTACTGTGAAGAAGTCCTGGATTCCTTGGATGAGGAAGAAGGACAGCAGCACTTCCGAAATATCTTTGGATACCAGTGGGGAGGTTGCACCTTCTGAAGTCAACATGCTCCAAAATCATGACCATCCATTGCACGCTCAGGTGATCCCAGGTATTCAGAACAACGAGGCAGCCTTACAGACTTGCATTGCACCCTCAGAGGACTTGACCAAACAAGCTTCTGCCAAACCATCACAAGAAATTCAGAACCATCAGACAACCATCATTCCTACAAATGAACGAACCAAAGAGCCAAAGAACGCAGAAAGAGTTCGATCTCCAATGTCCTTTGCAAACATGTCAAGAGTAAAGAGTGCAGAGATCATGAGGTCTCCCTCTACGGACAAATCACCTGTATCCACTGCATCCAACAGCTGCTCCCAAGAGCATGTGGACATGATAACAGGCAGAGCTGTGTTTAAGGAGACTCCTGAGAAACGAATGGTCCCCACGCCCATCAAGAAGTCAAATGCCAATGTCATTACCACAGAAGACAGTAAGATTCACATTCATTTAGGATCACAGTTCAAGAAGACCAATGATCATGGCTCAGCTGTCATGGTCAAATCTATTTCCGTATCATCTGAGAGTAAGGAGGTTTCTACTGGAACTGTGTTACGCTCTCCACATAATGTGACAGCCAGCAAATCAACATCCAACAAAGCGATAAGTAGCATCACCATTACGCAGGTCACTAAAGCACCAGCCAGACCTACACTCTCAGTG CAGCCTGTCATGGATGTCCCATCAGCGCGGTCAGGGTTCAGTCGTATTCCAATGTCTCGGGGGATGAAAACAGGAAAAGCTGTGCTTGGAGCTTTGGGAATCACCACAGGAGTTAATGCAGAAAGCCAGGCCATGAACACTGACCTGAAAAAATCAACTGTCAGTAATGGAGCATTACAGGGTGGAGGGAAGGGCTGA
- the LOC137006837 gene encoding filamin-A-interacting protein 1 isoform X1 — translation MTVYSKMNWCPSTRSCVLCYLQSSDCTLHQRRKMRSKDKTVDSTVNEVVVTQTSHDVQEEEEGKILETEETIKVKHVDDEEKTEPDNDDKSAQNDDQTFGLRDLSKDNLLKLLGIMEGEIQAREDVIHLLRSTVLSRPEALESRYGSSGPARPLQALQRDRTLSNNHTQHENVYDKPMAELDRLREKHKDSYRRMLEQLLLAEKSHRRTVYELDTEKRKHVDYMNKSDDFTNLLEQERERLKRLLKQEKAYQIRKEKEFSKRMQKTSGELVKLKSFALMMVDERELHLEKIDKQSHKIQDLLQKLQEKEKKLNETERKAKEDNQKIMDLEVELELRTSKFAKEQEEMSAKLSNQESQHQQLSQKQMELLHKLKELEEMNEALEKSAEELQALRDKIRKGECGNSNLIAELESLRKRILEMEGKDEEITKTENKCNELKKMLLAEETHNKDLRLEVEKLQLRMTQLEKLEMTFNVGRMECAQLQAALEKEKSLTKDLTDELVSVKIRMKELESSELKLEKDELDLKEDLLKLKSVTVIMVNEHKNMADRIRSEERLKDELNQLYKAEQEKVMEVTERLIEESKKRLKLKSEMELKIAALVKERDDIKGKLTKAEEKFKDMSSKHGMMKHGTMNEEERVSAQKVKELQSVSNAHGKDENKVKELTLEIERLKNRLQQLEVIEGDLIKPEYDLLATEKERAQFLPQQVHDIRSQTALSKANGRGEVCCPEAELRHRFMMEEAKTRDLQADVQALKEKIHELMNKEDELSQLQVDYSVLQQRFLEEEDKKKSISTEVLNLTKELEVTKRYSRTLRPSTKGSRMMDVPMTSTGIQTENRTADTDTPAAFIKKSVQEENRIMSSLQQRSLKKPAQRLTVRELYPPTVSDVTVKKSWIPWMRKKDSSTSEISLDTSGEVAPSEVNMLQNHDHPLHAQVIPGIQNNEAALQTCIAPSEDLTKQASAKPSQEIQNHQTTIIPTNERTKEPKNAERVRSPMSFANMSRVKSAEIMRSPSTDKSPVSTASNSCSQEHVDMITGRAVFKETPEKRMVPTPIKKSNANVITTEDSKIHIHLGSQFKKTNDHGSAVMVKSISVSSESKEVSTGTVLRSPHNVTASKSTSNKAISSITITQVTKAPARPTLSVQPVMDVPSARSGFSRIPMSRGMKTGKAVLGALGITTGVNAESQAMNTDLKKSTVSNGALQGGGKG, via the exons GAGGAAAATGAGGTCCAAAGACAAAACAGTGGACAGCACAGTTAATGAAGTGGTTGTCACGCAGACTTCACATGATGTCCAAGAAGAAGAGGAGGGAAAAATATTGGAGACAGAAGAGACTATCAAGGTTAAACATGTGGATGATGAAGAGAAAACTGAGCCTGATAATGATGATAAATCAGCTCAGAATGACGACCAAACATTTGGGCTGCGAGATCTGTCCAAAGACAACCTACTGAAACTGCTTGGGATCATGGAAGGAGAGATTCAg GCACGAGAAGATGTGATCCATCTACTGAGGTCTACGGTATTGAGTCGACCAGAGGCACTGGAGTCTCGTTATGGCTCTTCAGGGCCGGCCAGACCCCTGCAAGCCCTGCAGAGAGACCGGACACTCAGCAACAACCACACACAACACGAGAATGTGTATGATAAGCCAATGGCAGAG CTGGACAGATTGCGGGAAAAGCACAAGGACTCATACCGTCGTATGCTGGAACAGCTCCTGCTGGCAGAGAAAAGCCACCGGCGCACTGTCTATGAGCTGGATACTGAGAAACGCAAACATGTGGACTATATGAACAAGAGCGATGACTTCACCAACCTCCTGGAGCAGGAACGAGAGAG GTTAAAGCGGTTGCTGAAACAAGAAAAAGCATACCAAATACGGAAGGAAAAAGAATTTTCTAAACGTATGCAAAAAACATCAGGAGAGCTGGTTAAGCTGAAGTCCTTTGCACTGATGATGGTTGATGAGCGAGAACTTCACTTggagaaaattgacaaacagaGCCACAAAATACAAGATCTTCTTCAAAAACTCCaggaaaaggaaaagaaacTAAATGAAACAGAGAGAAAAGCAAAGGAAGACAACCAAAAGATCATGGATCTTGAGGTTGAGCTGGAGCTGAGAACTTCTAAGTTTGCAAAAGAGCAAGAGGAAATGTCTGCGAAACTGTCCAACCAAGAATCTCAACATCAGCAGCTGTCCCAGAAACAAATGGAATTGTTGCACAAACTCAAGGAGCTGGAAGAGATGAATGAAGCTCTTGAGAAATCAGCAGAGGAGCTCCAGGCATTGAGGGACAAGATCAGAAAGGGTGAGTGTGGCAACTCAAATTTGATCGCAGAACTTGAGAGTTTGCGCAAAAGAATTCTGGAAATGGAGGGTAAAGATGAAGAGATCACCAAAACTGAGAACAAGTGCAATGAGTTGAAGAAGATGCTTCTGGCTGAGGAGACTCACAATAAAGACCTGAGGCTAGAGGTGGAAAAACTGCAACTGAGAATGACACAGTTAGAAAAACTAGAGATGACCTTCAATGTGGGCAGGATGGAATGTGCCCAGTTGCAGGCAGCTTTGGAAAAAGAGAAAAGCCTGACAAAAGACCTAACAGATGAACTGGTGAGCGTTAAAATCCGTATGAAGGAGCTTGAGTCGTCTGAGCTGAAATTGGAAAAGGATGAATTGGATTTAAAAGAGGATCTTTTGAAACTCAAATCCGTTACTGTAATAATGGTTAATGAGCACAAGAACATGGCAGACAGAATTAGGTCCGAGGAAAGGCTGAAAGATGAACTGAACCAACTCTATAAGGCAGAGCAGGAGAAAGTCATGGAGGTTACGGAGAGGTTAATAGAGGAGAGCAAGAAGCGTCTGAAACTAAAATCAGAGATGGAGTTGAAGATAGCTGCTCTTGTAAAGGAGAGAGATGACATAAAGGGAAAGCTTACCAAAGCAGAAGAAAAGTTTAAAGATATGAGCTCCAAACATGGAATGATGAAGCATGGTACCATGAACGAAGAAGAAAGGGTATCTGCTCAAAAGGTGAAAGAACTGCAGAGTGTCTCAAACGCACATGGAAAAGATGAGAATAAAGTTAAGGAGTTGACTTTGGAGATTGAACGGTTGAAAAACCGTCTTCAGCAGCTTGAAGTTATTGAGGGAGACCTGATCAAACCAGAGTACGATCTGTTAGCAACTGAGAAAGAAAGGGCTCAATTTCTCCCACAGCAGGTACATGACATAAGAAGTCAAACTGCTTTGAGTAAGGCAAACGGGCGAGGAGAGGTATGCTGTCCGGAGGCTGAACTGAGACATCGGTTCATGATGGAGGAGGCCAAAACCAGAGACCTTCAAGCAGACGTGCAAGCCCTAAAGGAGAAAATTCATGAGCTCATGAACAAAGAAGATGAGCTTTCCCAGCTACAGGTGGATTACTCTGTTCTGCAACAGAGGTTTCTGGAAGAGGAGGACAAGAAAAAGAGCATAAGCACTGAAGTTTTAAACCTCACCAAAGAACTTGAGGTCACCAAGCGCTACAGCCGCACTCTGCGGCCCAGCACCAAAGGCAGCCGAATGATGGATGTTCCAATGACATCGACTGGAATACAAACCGAAAATAGGACAGCTGACACTGACACTCCTGCTGCATTCATCAAGAAGTCTGTCCAAGAAGAGAACCGGATCATGAGTAGTCTTCAACAGAGGAGCTTAAAGAAGCCGGCGCAGAGACTGACAGTGCGTGAACTCTACCCTCCAACAGTAAGTGATGTTACTGTGAAGAAGTCCTGGATTCCTTGGATGAGGAAGAAGGACAGCAGCACTTCCGAAATATCTTTGGATACCAGTGGGGAGGTTGCACCTTCTGAAGTCAACATGCTCCAAAATCATGACCATCCATTGCACGCTCAGGTGATCCCAGGTATTCAGAACAACGAGGCAGCCTTACAGACTTGCATTGCACCCTCAGAGGACTTGACCAAACAAGCTTCTGCCAAACCATCACAAGAAATTCAGAACCATCAGACAACCATCATTCCTACAAATGAACGAACCAAAGAGCCAAAGAACGCAGAAAGAGTTCGATCTCCAATGTCCTTTGCAAACATGTCAAGAGTAAAGAGTGCAGAGATCATGAGGTCTCCCTCTACGGACAAATCACCTGTATCCACTGCATCCAACAGCTGCTCCCAAGAGCATGTGGACATGATAACAGGCAGAGCTGTGTTTAAGGAGACTCCTGAGAAACGAATGGTCCCCACGCCCATCAAGAAGTCAAATGCCAATGTCATTACCACAGAAGACAGTAAGATTCACATTCATTTAGGATCACAGTTCAAGAAGACCAATGATCATGGCTCAGCTGTCATGGTCAAATCTATTTCCGTATCATCTGAGAGTAAGGAGGTTTCTACTGGAACTGTGTTACGCTCTCCACATAATGTGACAGCCAGCAAATCAACATCCAACAAAGCGATAAGTAGCATCACCATTACGCAGGTCACTAAAGCACCAGCCAGACCTACACTCTCAGTG CAGCCTGTCATGGATGTCCCATCAGCGCGGTCAGGGTTCAGTCGTATTCCAATGTCTCGGGGGATGAAAACAGGAAAAGCTGTGCTTGGAGCTTTGGGAATCACCACAGGAGTTAATGCAGAAAGCCAGGCCATGAACACTGACCTGAAAAAATCAACTGTCAGTAATGGAGCATTACAGGGTGGAGGGAAGGGCTGA
- the LOC137006837 gene encoding filamin-A-interacting protein 1 isoform X4 codes for MLEQLLLAEKSHRRTVYELDTEKRKHVDYMNKSDDFTNLLEQERERLKRLLKQEKAYQIRKEKEFSKRMQKTSGELVKLKSFALMMVDERELHLEKIDKQSHKIQDLLQKLQEKEKKLNETERKAKEDNQKIMDLEVELELRTSKFAKEQEEMSAKLSNQESQHQQLSQKQMELLHKLKELEEMNEALEKSAEELQALRDKIRKGECGNSNLIAELESLRKRILEMEGKDEEITKTENKCNELKKMLLAEETHNKDLRLEVEKLQLRMTQLEKLEMTFNVGRMECAQLQAALEKEKSLTKDLTDELVSVKIRMKELESSELKLEKDELDLKEDLLKLKSVTVIMVNEHKNMADRIRSEERLKDELNQLYKAEQEKVMEVTERLIEESKKRLKLKSEMELKIAALVKERDDIKGKLTKAEEKFKDMSSKHGMMKHGTMNEEERVSAQKVKELQSVSNAHGKDENKVKELTLEIERLKNRLQQLEVIEGDLIKPEYDLLATEKERAQFLPQQVHDIRSQTALSKANGRGEVCCPEAELRHRFMMEEAKTRDLQADVQALKEKIHELMNKEDELSQLQVDYSVLQQRFLEEEDKKKSISTEVLNLTKELEVTKRYSRTLRPSTKGSRMMDVPMTSTGIQTENRTADTDTPAAFIKKSVQEENRIMSSLQQRSLKKPAQRLTVRELYPPTVSDVTVKKSWIPWMRKKDSSTSEISLDTSGEVAPSEVNMLQNHDHPLHAQVIPGIQNNEAALQTCIAPSEDLTKQASAKPSQEIQNHQTTIIPTNERTKEPKNAERVRSPMSFANMSRVKSAEIMRSPSTDKSPVSTASNSCSQEHVDMITGRAVFKETPEKRMVPTPIKKSNANVITTEDSKIHIHLGSQFKKTNDHGSAVMVKSISVSSESKEVSTGTVLRSPHNVTASKSTSNKAISSITITQVTKAPARPTLSVQPVMDVPSARSGFSRIPMSRGMKTGKAVLGALGITTGVNAESQAMNTDLKKSTVSNGALQGGGKG; via the exons ATGCTGGAACAGCTCCTGCTGGCAGAGAAAAGCCACCGGCGCACTGTCTATGAGCTGGATACTGAGAAACGCAAACATGTGGACTATATGAACAAGAGCGATGACTTCACCAACCTCCTGGAGCAGGAACGAGAGAG GTTAAAGCGGTTGCTGAAACAAGAAAAAGCATACCAAATACGGAAGGAAAAAGAATTTTCTAAACGTATGCAAAAAACATCAGGAGAGCTGGTTAAGCTGAAGTCCTTTGCACTGATGATGGTTGATGAGCGAGAACTTCACTTggagaaaattgacaaacagaGCCACAAAATACAAGATCTTCTTCAAAAACTCCaggaaaaggaaaagaaacTAAATGAAACAGAGAGAAAAGCAAAGGAAGACAACCAAAAGATCATGGATCTTGAGGTTGAGCTGGAGCTGAGAACTTCTAAGTTTGCAAAAGAGCAAGAGGAAATGTCTGCGAAACTGTCCAACCAAGAATCTCAACATCAGCAGCTGTCCCAGAAACAAATGGAATTGTTGCACAAACTCAAGGAGCTGGAAGAGATGAATGAAGCTCTTGAGAAATCAGCAGAGGAGCTCCAGGCATTGAGGGACAAGATCAGAAAGGGTGAGTGTGGCAACTCAAATTTGATCGCAGAACTTGAGAGTTTGCGCAAAAGAATTCTGGAAATGGAGGGTAAAGATGAAGAGATCACCAAAACTGAGAACAAGTGCAATGAGTTGAAGAAGATGCTTCTGGCTGAGGAGACTCACAATAAAGACCTGAGGCTAGAGGTGGAAAAACTGCAACTGAGAATGACACAGTTAGAAAAACTAGAGATGACCTTCAATGTGGGCAGGATGGAATGTGCCCAGTTGCAGGCAGCTTTGGAAAAAGAGAAAAGCCTGACAAAAGACCTAACAGATGAACTGGTGAGCGTTAAAATCCGTATGAAGGAGCTTGAGTCGTCTGAGCTGAAATTGGAAAAGGATGAATTGGATTTAAAAGAGGATCTTTTGAAACTCAAATCCGTTACTGTAATAATGGTTAATGAGCACAAGAACATGGCAGACAGAATTAGGTCCGAGGAAAGGCTGAAAGATGAACTGAACCAACTCTATAAGGCAGAGCAGGAGAAAGTCATGGAGGTTACGGAGAGGTTAATAGAGGAGAGCAAGAAGCGTCTGAAACTAAAATCAGAGATGGAGTTGAAGATAGCTGCTCTTGTAAAGGAGAGAGATGACATAAAGGGAAAGCTTACCAAAGCAGAAGAAAAGTTTAAAGATATGAGCTCCAAACATGGAATGATGAAGCATGGTACCATGAACGAAGAAGAAAGGGTATCTGCTCAAAAGGTGAAAGAACTGCAGAGTGTCTCAAACGCACATGGAAAAGATGAGAATAAAGTTAAGGAGTTGACTTTGGAGATTGAACGGTTGAAAAACCGTCTTCAGCAGCTTGAAGTTATTGAGGGAGACCTGATCAAACCAGAGTACGATCTGTTAGCAACTGAGAAAGAAAGGGCTCAATTTCTCCCACAGCAGGTACATGACATAAGAAGTCAAACTGCTTTGAGTAAGGCAAACGGGCGAGGAGAGGTATGCTGTCCGGAGGCTGAACTGAGACATCGGTTCATGATGGAGGAGGCCAAAACCAGAGACCTTCAAGCAGACGTGCAAGCCCTAAAGGAGAAAATTCATGAGCTCATGAACAAAGAAGATGAGCTTTCCCAGCTACAGGTGGATTACTCTGTTCTGCAACAGAGGTTTCTGGAAGAGGAGGACAAGAAAAAGAGCATAAGCACTGAAGTTTTAAACCTCACCAAAGAACTTGAGGTCACCAAGCGCTACAGCCGCACTCTGCGGCCCAGCACCAAAGGCAGCCGAATGATGGATGTTCCAATGACATCGACTGGAATACAAACCGAAAATAGGACAGCTGACACTGACACTCCTGCTGCATTCATCAAGAAGTCTGTCCAAGAAGAGAACCGGATCATGAGTAGTCTTCAACAGAGGAGCTTAAAGAAGCCGGCGCAGAGACTGACAGTGCGTGAACTCTACCCTCCAACAGTAAGTGATGTTACTGTGAAGAAGTCCTGGATTCCTTGGATGAGGAAGAAGGACAGCAGCACTTCCGAAATATCTTTGGATACCAGTGGGGAGGTTGCACCTTCTGAAGTCAACATGCTCCAAAATCATGACCATCCATTGCACGCTCAGGTGATCCCAGGTATTCAGAACAACGAGGCAGCCTTACAGACTTGCATTGCACCCTCAGAGGACTTGACCAAACAAGCTTCTGCCAAACCATCACAAGAAATTCAGAACCATCAGACAACCATCATTCCTACAAATGAACGAACCAAAGAGCCAAAGAACGCAGAAAGAGTTCGATCTCCAATGTCCTTTGCAAACATGTCAAGAGTAAAGAGTGCAGAGATCATGAGGTCTCCCTCTACGGACAAATCACCTGTATCCACTGCATCCAACAGCTGCTCCCAAGAGCATGTGGACATGATAACAGGCAGAGCTGTGTTTAAGGAGACTCCTGAGAAACGAATGGTCCCCACGCCCATCAAGAAGTCAAATGCCAATGTCATTACCACAGAAGACAGTAAGATTCACATTCATTTAGGATCACAGTTCAAGAAGACCAATGATCATGGCTCAGCTGTCATGGTCAAATCTATTTCCGTATCATCTGAGAGTAAGGAGGTTTCTACTGGAACTGTGTTACGCTCTCCACATAATGTGACAGCCAGCAAATCAACATCCAACAAAGCGATAAGTAGCATCACCATTACGCAGGTCACTAAAGCACCAGCCAGACCTACACTCTCAGTG CAGCCTGTCATGGATGTCCCATCAGCGCGGTCAGGGTTCAGTCGTATTCCAATGTCTCGGGGGATGAAAACAGGAAAAGCTGTGCTTGGAGCTTTGGGAATCACCACAGGAGTTAATGCAGAAAGCCAGGCCATGAACACTGACCTGAAAAAATCAACTGTCAGTAATGGAGCATTACAGGGTGGAGGGAAGGGCTGA